The sequence below is a genomic window from Vidua macroura isolate BioBank_ID:100142 chromosome 10, ASM2450914v1, whole genome shotgun sequence.
GGATccccctcagctccctgctctccacCTTCCCATATCCCCCTCCCAGCCTCCGCAGCCCCCCACACACCTATTGTATCACTGCTGGCCCCTCGGCCATCCCTGGCAGCCCCCGcacacccccctccccaccctcaagTTCCCCTAACACCCTCCATATCCTAGGACCCCCTATTCCCTCAAGTCCCCGGTCCCATCCCGGTGTCGCTCACCCACCGATGGTGGTTTTGGAGCCGATGCAGCCCATGCTCCCGGGGGGGCCCCGGTGCGGGCACTACCGCCGGCTCCGCGCCGCCCACATCGCCCCCCGGCCGCATGGGCGGCCCCGGACAgcgcccgcgccccgccggaGCCGCtgccgagccgggccgggccgcggtaCCGAAGCCCCGAGCAGTACCGGAGCCCCGAGCGGTGCCTGCGCCGGGCCGGGAGCAGCACGTCCAGAGACGTCACTgctgggggaggaagaggagggagagggggaggcgggaagaagaggaggaaaaggaggagaatgtGCGGGAGGAAGGCTGAGAAAGAGAAAGCGGAGGGGGATAAGGGatgagggagagggaggaaggggagaacGGGGGAGAGGGAGGccgggaggaagaggaggaaggggagatgaggagagaggtgaaggggAGATGAAGGCAGCCGGGGAGGATGAAGGAAAAGGGGGgctgaaggaagaggaagagggggatggaggaagaggagggggcgcggagaggaggaggatggacggaggaagaggagggggctgaggaggaggggaagaaggCCGTCCACCGCGGAGAGCGCCGTGCCAGCACCGCGGACagcgccgccccgcccggccccggcccccgtACACCCCCCGGGGGGACAAGGGCTGGGACCCTGCAGAAACAGGGCATCCCTCAGCCCCAGACCTCCCTGCCCCTACCCTCCCCCGAGGGCCTGGTGGTGGAGGAGGGAGCACACGGCCTCCCACCCCCATGGAACTGGGTTGGGGACAGGTGGGTGCAGGCTTTGGAACATCACGTCTGACAGCAACGGCCCCTGCAGGAGATCCAGGCCAGCGCTCATGGCCAGGCCGATGGGTCAACCCGTGCTCATTCTGAAACGGACTGATGGCAATTAACGCTGTGGTACATTTTCCCTGGCACAGGAGGGCACTGCTGCGGtgccaccctctctttcccttgGCAGGCAGGTTACCCTAACAGCTCCAAGGGCCTCCCTTCCTCCTTACTCACTCCTTCCCAGTCAGGGGGAGTTCCTGTCCAGTCCCCATCCCGAGGCCTTTCCCTGCCAAATGCTTCCCAGTATTAGTGATGCCAGGCCTGCAGCTCAGACGGATCAGCCTCTAATCTGGGGAACAGCCTCCGGTTAATTATTCTGTTCCCTCTGGGCTATGGCCAGGGTGACTCAGCAAGAGGCAGCCCAAGGCAGCAAAGACCAGCCTCCAGTCCCCAGGGGGACCAGCCTCTGTCCCCAACAGGGATACCCCACAGGGGAAGCCCAGCAgggcccagctgtgccccatctCCACTCCAACTGCAAGACAAGGCCAGGAGGGAGCGGATAGAAAAATGCCCTCCCACACTGGAAGGTGTAGGGGGCACCTGGCACACACCTCCCATCTCCTGCCCCAGGAGACCACACAGGTCCTGCCACTCATGCCTGTGGGAAAAGGGACATTTGGGGATATCAGGAGGGCTGTCTCTTCTGCCTCCAGAGACACTatgccaggcagtgccagcaagGGGAGTCCAGGGGGCCTGGCTCCAGGCACATCCAACCCCCTTGCCACCCTTCCAGCCCTGGAGTCGGGGGTACCTACCTGCCTTGCAGTGACAGGGGAGGTTGGTCCTTGCCCATGTTCAAGGCTGGCACCCCCACACCAGCCCAGGCACAAGGGACATGGGGGGGGCGGCAACAGCGGCACACGGGGCATTATTTAGCAATGttcttttatttccagttttaaGGTGAAAAGATGCCTTTAAATCTTCAATTAAATActccataaagaaaaaaaaaaaaaaaaaggcaaaaaaaaaaattatttacaaattcACGTGACCAGTAATTGAATCCTTGTTTTAATAATTACACATGCGGCTCGTCACATCCGGCGCTCTATAAATACAGGGGACGCGGATGAGAGGGCCGCCCTGTCGCTTGCCCAATTGTGGCCTTAAACGTTTGGGAGGAGGATGGGGGCTTTTGGGGACGTGGAGGGGACTCAGCCTGGCCCAGAGAGAAGGGGCCACCCCCCCTCCTCCCCGGCACCCTCCCCAGGtgtcagagcaggagctggagggggaatgatttatatttaaaatttaaaaaccataGAGGGGAGGGGGTCCAGGCAGTGATGGAGGAATAGAGAGAGGacaggggagggggagaaatCACGCTCCTGTCCCCAAACCAAATTTAataagtttatatatatataatctctATATTTCATCAAGAAGcggggaggagaaagaggaggagggagaggaggggaggtatgtccccatcccatccccccCTCTCCATGACATGAATCCAGGGTGCTCTGCTCCACTCCCAGAGACCCGGTGTGTCTGCACTGGGAGGGGGGCGAGGAGGGTCCCCAAGGGGACCCATGGCAGCCACCGCCTCAGTCAGCATCTGTTTATTATCATGACAAACTCGTACAGGCCTTACAAACAGAACCAggacagaggaagaagagagaggagaactgaaaaaaagagaggggggCTGCAAGGGGCACAGCAGGTGCCTCAGCCCTGGCATCAGCAAGTCCATGGGGGGccaggggtgggaagggatggagTCACTCCCCAGGGTGCCCACTCTCtctccccccttcctcctcctcctcctcctcacaggtGCTCAGTTGTTGTCCGACTCATCCTCAGCTTCCCGGAGCCAGGTGAAAAAGGCTGTCACCGATTTGAGAGCCACCCCTTTGCCCTGCTGCTCAGCCGGGTCCTTGCTGGACTCCCACTTGTAGAAAGCCTCCTCCTTGATGACGTCCTCATCGTAGAGGGCATCAAAGAACATCCGCAGCAGGTCTGGGGTGGGGGGACAAAGGGGAACCTCTGCTATTTTCCAGCCACCAGCCACGCTGCTGGGGTGGGGACACATTTGCCACCCTCTCCTCCAACCACCCGCACCCACGATACTCACTGGGAGGCTGGTCCAACTTCACCACCAAGGCTTGCAGGGCATAGAGTGCCTGGAGCTCCTTCTGCTCATCCCGCAGGTACTTCTGGAGCAGCTTGGCTTGGTTGTGGATGACCGTGGCGTCCACACGGTACGGGTTCTCAACTGTAGGGGACACGGCATGAGAGGGGCAGCTGTAGGCAGGGAAACGCCCAGCACTCCCACCTCACCCTGGTACTCACAGACAATGGCCAAGTGGCACACAGACGTCATCAGGGCCCTGACAAACGTGTTGGACGAGACCTGCTGCTCGCTCAGGTTGGCCTAGAGGGGGGAGTGTAAAGGATTGTGAGCTGGAGAGGGAGCCAAGAGGGAGCCTCTAGACACTCAGGCATTGTGCCCCCACCCTCACCTCAATCCAGTCATATATTCTTTGGTTGTTCGGGTTCTCCTTCAGCAGTTTGTCCATTTGCTTGCACAGCTCCTCTGAGGTCAGCTCCTTGTGGCTTGGCATGTCTGAGCTGTCCCCCATCGTGTACTCCAATTTCTGGGGAAGCAGGCAGAGAGAGCTGTTGAAGGCAGCACAGGGGAGTGCCACTCTCACATTGCCCAAGGTCTGCCCACGGCCCACCTCTGCCCCTTGCTGCCACCAAGCACCCACCTGCTCTGTGACAAATTTGTTGACATCCTGGTCCTcaggcaggaattccttccagctcaggcctCCATCCCGCCACAGCTTTCCTGCCGTCTTCTGGCCCTGTGGGACAGTCAGCATCAGCACGGCATGCCCTCCCATCTCCAGGGAGGAAGCTACTGTGGTTTGGTCATGCCAGCCCCATGACCCAGACACTGAGAGGGatgcccttcaccatcctctcTTGTGGCAGGGGCTTCAATCCCCACATGCCCACCTGGCCCCCAAGCAGGATGCCAGTCCTTCAgacagcagccagcagccacAAGCCCCATGCACTTACCATGCCCTTGCACAACAAGCCCAGCACCTCGACCAGCAGTGTGGTGGCCTTCCCGATGGGCACCAGGGGCTTTGTAATCTCCCTGTGGGGCACAAGAGATCTGGGTGAGCTACCTGCCCCAAGGAGGACTcccgtgccagccctgctgaggagcACAGCCCTCACCTGAACAGCTCCTCCATGGGGATGCCTTCCTCTTGCAGGATGGGGGTGATGAGCTCAGCCAGGTACAGCCAAATGTGTGGGATGTCAATCTCCATGTCCTCTGCGATCTCCAAGATTTCCCACAGCCtgaagagcagagggagctgttGGGATCCAGCAGTCCCCATACCCTTGGCTAGGAGGGACCTCAGGATGTCTCAGTGTTGAGTTCTACTCAAGGCAGGACcaaattcaaagccaggctgccccagcccctcacccttTGTAATACTGCTCCTTGGAAAGCGTGCCTGCCTTCaccagctggcagagcagggctccCATGTGCTCGCGGGAGATGGTGCTCCTCTCCAGCGTGGACTCGATGCCATTTTGCACAAAGATGTAGAGTGAGGAggggctgcccagctcctgcacacactgcagggcctcctgcagggaaaagggaggtCAGTACTGCCCTACAGCCAGCTCTGGCTCCCCATTTCCAAATCCAGGCACCACCAGGACCCTGCCCAACAGTGCTACCACACAGGGAGGGAAGCATATGGCATGTCAGAGGAACATATATGGTGTGTTAGGGTGCTTGGCCACCTCCTTCTCTCACCTTCATGTCATTGATGTGCAGGTATTCCTCTATGATCGCCTTGGATTTCTTCTCCAGTTCCTCTTCCGACAGCACGGGCTTGGTGGATGTTGGAGGAGGTGTTGGCTCTTGTTTAACTGCAAGAGAAGAGCAGGGATCAGGCATCACCTGGgacaagcagagctgcaggtgcgGCCAGACCCTGGGATATTGCCCCTCCCCAGCTCACTGGTCTCTCGGCTCCGGTCCCGTTCCTCCGTCATGCTCGCAGCCTTGCGCACGGCCTCGGGGCCGCCCTGCTTCTCCCGTTctcggctcctgtcctctgtcTCTTTGCTGAAGCTCCTCTTGGTGAGGGCAGACCTGTTCCTGTCTACTCTCTCCCCCCGGTCAAGACGCTCTAGACGGTCGCTGCCCTTCTCCGAACGTGACTCCcggtcccctctgtccccagccttcTCTGACCTGTCacggctggagctgctcctgggtgaGAGAAAGACACACAGCGTGAAGAACCCATCACCACCCTCCCTGACCCCAGACTGTAGAGCTCTGTAAGGTAAGGCTGTCTCACTCCAATCCCCACCTCTTTTAGTACTTGACCATTCTTGGGGAAAAACTTTTTCCCTATTTCTCCCCCGTTCCAACTCAtacccttttcctttttctctgctcCTTGGCTGAGCACCGCCTGCCTTTGTCCTACCCATACCTTCCTTCTGACACAGACTGTGGCAAAAGCccccttttgttttcctcttctcccaAAAGAATCCAAACTCCAGCTCTCTTTGGAGACCTCACGCTCCCGCCCTTTAATGTCTATCCAAGGACCCCCAGGCCAGACCGAGCGCCCAGGGGTGGTCACCCAAGCACCAAACAGTAGGGAGGACACCCAGGGTGAGGTCAACCTTCCTTGCCACAAGGATTCACCACTGACTCTGAGCTCCATCAAGGCCCCATCTTGCCACAGGGCAAGTCCAGATACCGTAACTTGCCTATACACTGATCAACCACAAGACTGAATCAGGGGCTCTCCCTCAACCCCACACACCCATCCAccaaggcagggctggcccCTCACCTCTGCACCACACGGCGGGACTCTGGGCTCTCGGCAGGCATTGACTGCTGGAGCGCTGAGAAGCGGTTCAAGGTGCTCGTGGCTGGTCGCCCTGAATCAGATGCTGGGCGTGAAAAGAGGGAAGTCTCAGAGTTTGGCAACTCCCTGGTAGAGGAACTGCCAGGGGAAGGATCACCCCTCCCACTCTGTCCCACAGCACCCAGCCAGTCCCACACTGCCTACCTGAATCTGCGGGCTTCGCGCCAGACCCTCCGCTGCTGCCTTTGCCCCAGCTCAGCCGCCCACCCGGTGCAAAGAGCTGGTTATTGGAGTCAATGGATCCAGGCTGCAAGTGCAGAGAGACAGTCAGGCCTGATCCCCCGACCAAGGCAGGACCTAGGCCAGGCAGCCAGCTCAGCTGCCACACCGCACCCCCAGCCTCACCTTGGTGATCTTCGTTAACCGGCTGGTGTCAATGGGCCGGTTGCCCTTGCTGATGGGCACCGTGCTCCAGCCATCATCTGCAACCAGGCTACTGCGCCCTGAGCACAAGAGGGACAGTCATAAGGTGCAGACCAGCCTTGAACAGAGTCCAGCAGGAGCAACCAACTCCTAGCAAACTCAAGTGTCCCCAAGCCCAGACACTTACCACCAGAGGATGGCCCAGGGGGTCCTCTCCTCTTGTCCTTTGACATGAGCTGCTGCACTTTGATGTGTTCCCGATGCTCCTCCATCTCTGCTTCCTTGTGGATCTGATCGATGGTTTTGGGGCCCTGGTCTCCTCGCCGCGGTACCCAGCTATTCTGtagagggcagggaaggagggaagagggaactgAGATGGCTGAAAGATGGAGGGAAAGGGATTCCCCCTTCCCACTCTCAAAGTCTCAGGTTAGTCTCCTGCCTCGGCCATCACCACTCTTCATGTGTTGTGGCAGCTTTTGGCACAAAAAGGCTCAGGTTCCAGAGCCCCCCTGCATTAAACAGCCGCCAATTACTGTGTGCCCACTACCACTACCATGATAACCAAGAGCAGGGGCTAGCATGGTGTCTCTGGGGCTGGCCACAGCTCACATACCCACCTCACCCCTAGAGGGGACACATGGATTGCGGGCACTCAGAGGACATAGGCCAGCAGCTCCAAAGGACcaagcagcagacagaggaCAGTCCCCAGACAATTGCATTCCATGAACCATACCCGTCTTAGGTCAATCACATCCTGCAGCATGAAACGGATTCGGGATgatgtctttttctctttgatgaTCTTCTCCATCTGATTGAAGTACTGGTCCATCCTAGGCTATAGAGGGACAGAGCCGTGGTCACATTCCTCCTAAAGGCAAGGAAAGAGCAAGCAAGGTAGGGCAGGGCAAGGAGTACCTTGGCTTTCTCGAAGTCCAAGTCCTTGCCAATAGTCGTAAGCAGGCGGCAAAGGCACTCAAGAGACTCCTCATCGTGGTTTTTGAGCAGCTTCACCACACAGTCATGCATAATGGCCTCCGTCAACATCTTCAGTTTGAAGAGTTCTCCAATGAACTTGATGTTGCCCAGGGATCGTCGTCGGGCCTTGTCCCGCGCCTCCTCCAGCTCATCCTTCATACGTGCCTTCTCCTCGGGCTGCACAAAAAGCCCAGCAGGGCAGTTCAGTGTCCAGAGCCAGCCCAAGGACACCCACgccagccctcagcagcagaCTCCCACCACAACTCACAGCACTGGCATCATCCATCTCCTTTTGCCGCTTCTCAAAGATCTCATCATCGTCCTTGTCCTTCTCAAACTCCTTCTGGCAGCGGTTGAGCAGCAGCTTGCGGAAGTTCACAGTCACTGTGGGCTTGTCTGTTGTGGGCACTTTAAGCTGCAGGGAGAGGTACAACCCAGAGAAAGAGCATGAGTTGTGTCTCCCCCAAAAGCTGGGCAACTAAGGTGGCACTACTCAAATCAGGGAAAAGCCACCCTACAACACTGTGATGCCCTGCTGAGACTCTGAACGGGGTCCTCCATCCACACACCCCAGTTTCTCCACTCCACATGGAAGGACCTGCACACTACTAAGCTCAGCTGAGATGGCCAAAAAAACCTTGCCCACCAGGCAGGAAACCGCCCAGCTTCTGCTCACCCCCATAAGGCAACGGCACATATTAGCATAGGCAACAGAGAAGTTTGGCTCCGAGATGGCCTTCTCGAAGACGAGGTCGATGACACCCTTGAGCCGCTCCTCCGTGTCGATGGACAACTCCATCACCTGCTTCATCAGTTGCTGGAACATCTGGGGCGTCAGCTTGTTGAGGATGCTGCGGACACGGCGGAGCAGTTCCTGCAAGGGCAGCAGGGtcagcaagagctgggcacCCTTCCCCCAGGCCCTCCAACTGCCTGcccaccccagctcccacctGTGTCTTGATATTCTCAGGATCCTCCTCCTCGGAAGCAC
It includes:
- the EIF4G1 gene encoding eukaryotic translation initiation factor 4 gamma 1 isoform X4; translation: MNKAPQPTGGAPTAPHPAPSPGLPQPTFPPGQTAPVVFNPAPTSQMNTPSQPRQGGFRSLQHFYQNRAQPPASASRVQSNTTARPGPPAHVYPAASQVMMIPSQISYTPSQGAYYIPGQGRSTYVVPTQQYPVQPGAPSFYPGASPTEFGTYAGAYYPAQGVQQFPAGVPTAQVIVSQQPPIPPKRERKTIRIRDPNQGGKDITEEIMSGARTSSTPTPPQAGSGLEPQANGETPHVAVIVRPDDRPKPALVVSKPVSLEPSKSASPSPPPPLIPEVEPVVLSPVTLVPMEPPVDTDTKAEQGEAPPDPQKTLSAITTVPGAAELPLVPAPNMDTVAVEEEEEEEEEVAIPLPEPTLQEPVPPEVPPVPVVPSMPAVPLVPAAPSPPPVVPQASETPAKPASPSPPPPREEPCPEPTGEANGVLEETPETVPEALVCQPVPVSEPVPVPTLDSPTAQPEELPLPNGVEGTSKVEPSEEQPESDVSPISEPEEPAQPGTPASPAAEEEDEESEGPGETQERSLSPAPAPSQISEATAQVAMSVPKKKRRIKELNKKEALGDLLDAFKESQTGDSASEAENKPPTSVPASEAEDVAPARPQEESEETWEEKEDKLAPEKGKAAGQKYGYKEEQWKPLNPEEKKRYDREFLLGFQFIFASMQKPEGLPQITDVVLDKPCVPSQANKTPLRAIDPIRLSGMNCSPDFTPSFANLGRPVMGNRGLPSGLGPRRSQQNPRKEPRKIIATVSLNEDVKLNKAEKAWKPSSKRASEEEDPENIKTQELLRRVRSILNKLTPQMFQQLMKQVMELSIDTEERLKGVIDLVFEKAISEPNFSVAYANMCRCLMGLKVPTTDKPTVTVNFRKLLLNRCQKEFEKDKDDDEIFEKRQKEMDDASAPEEKARMKDELEEARDKARRRSLGNIKFIGELFKLKMLTEAIMHDCVVKLLKNHDEESLECLCRLLTTIGKDLDFEKAKPRMDQYFNQMEKIIKEKKTSSRIRFMLQDVIDLRRNSWVPRRGDQGPKTIDQIHKEAEMEEHREHIKVQQLMSKDKRRGPPGPSSGGRSSLVADDGWSTVPISKGNRPIDTSRLTKITKPGSIDSNNQLFAPGGRLSWGKGSSGGSGAKPADSASDSGRPATSTLNRFSALQQSMPAESPESRRVVQRSSSSRDRSEKAGDRGDRESRSEKGSDRLERLDRGERVDRNRSALTKRSFSKETEDRSREREKQGGPEAVRKAASMTEERDRSRETIKQEPTPPPTSTKPVLSEEELEKKSKAIIEEYLHINDMKEALQCVQELGSPSSLYIFVQNGIESTLERSTISREHMGALLCQLVKAGTLSKEQYYKGLWEILEIAEDMEIDIPHIWLYLAELITPILQEEGIPMEELFREITKPLVPIGKATTLLVEVLGLLCKGMGQKTAGKLWRDGGLSWKEFLPEDQDVNKFVTEQKLEYTMGDSSDMPSHKELTSEELCKQMDKLLKENPNNQRIYDWIEANLSEQQVSSNTFVRALMTSVCHLAIVFENPYRVDATVIHNQAKLLQKYLRDEQKELQALYALQALVVKLDQPPNLLRMFFDALYDEDVIKEEAFYKWESSKDPAEQQGKGVALKSVTAFFTWLREAEDESDNN
- the EIF4G1 gene encoding eukaryotic translation initiation factor 4 gamma 1 isoform X7; the protein is MNKAPQPTGGAPTAPHPAPSPGLPQPTFPPGQTAPVVFNPAPTSQMNTPSQPRQHFYQNRAQPPASASRVQSNTTARPGPPAHVYPAASQVMMIPSQISYTPSQGAYYIPGQGRSTYVVPTQQYPVQPGAPSFYPGASPTEFGTYAGAYYPAQGVQQFPAGVPTAQVIVSQQPPIPPKRERKTIRIRDPNQGGKDITEEIMSGARTSSTPTPPQAGSGLEPQANGETPHVAVIVRPDDRPKPALVVSKPVSLEPSKSASPSPPPPLIPEVEPVVLSPVTLVPMEPPVDTDTKAEQGEAPPDPQKTLSAITTVPGAAELPLVPAPNMDTVAVEEEEEEEEEVAIPLPEPTLQEPVPPEVPPVPVVPSMPAVPLVPAAPSPPPVVPQASETPAKPASPSPPPPREEPCPEPTGEANGVLEETPETVPEALVCQPVPVSEPVPVPTLDSPTAQPEELPLPNGVEGTSKVEPSEEQPESDVSPISEPEEPAQPGTPASPAAEEEDEESEGPGETQERSLSPAPAPSQISEATAQVAMSVPKKKRRIKELNKKEALGDLLDAFKESQTGDSASEAENKPPTSVPASEAEDVAPARPQEESEETWEEKEDKLAPEKGKAAGQKYGYKEEQWKPLNPEEKKRYDREFLLGFQFIFASMQKPEGLPQITDVVLDKANKTPLRAIDPIRLSGMNCSPDFTPSFANLGRPVMGNRGLPSGLGPRRSQQNPRKEPRKIIATVSLNEDVKLNKAEKAWKPSSKRASEEEDPENIKTQELLRRVRSILNKLTPQMFQQLMKQVMELSIDTEERLKGVIDLVFEKAISEPNFSVAYANMCRCLMGLKVPTTDKPTVTVNFRKLLLNRCQKEFEKDKDDDEIFEKRQKEMDDASAPEEKARMKDELEEARDKARRRSLGNIKFIGELFKLKMLTEAIMHDCVVKLLKNHDEESLECLCRLLTTIGKDLDFEKAKPRMDQYFNQMEKIIKEKKTSSRIRFMLQDVIDLRRNSWVPRRGDQGPKTIDQIHKEAEMEEHREHIKVQQLMSKDKRRGPPGPSSGGRSSLVADDGWSTVPISKGNRPIDTSRLTKITKPGSIDSNNQLFAPGGRLSWGKGSSGGSGAKPADSASDSGRPATSTLNRFSALQQSMPAESPESRRVVQRSSSSRDRSEKAGDRGDRESRSEKGSDRLERLDRGERVDRNRSALTKRSFSKETEDRSREREKQGGPEAVRKAASMTEERDRSRETIKQEPTPPPTSTKPVLSEEELEKKSKAIIEEYLHINDMKEALQCVQELGSPSSLYIFVQNGIESTLERSTISREHMGALLCQLVKAGTLSKEQYYKGLWEILEIAEDMEIDIPHIWLYLAELITPILQEEGIPMEELFREITKPLVPIGKATTLLVEVLGLLCKGMGQKTAGKLWRDGGLSWKEFLPEDQDVNKFVTEQKLEYTMGDSSDMPSHKELTSEELCKQMDKLLKENPNNQRIYDWIEANLSEQQVSSNTFVRALMTSVCHLAIVFENPYRVDATVIHNQAKLLQKYLRDEQKELQALYALQALVVKLDQPPNLLRMFFDALYDEDVIKEEAFYKWESSKDPAEQQGKGVALKSVTAFFTWLREAEDESDNN
- the EIF4G1 gene encoding eukaryotic translation initiation factor 4 gamma 1 isoform X3; amino-acid sequence: MNKAPQPTGGAPTAPHPAPSPGLPQPTFPPGQTAPVVFNPAPTSQMNTPSQPRQFPAGPRAIHQQGGFRSLQHFYQNRAQPPASASRVQSNTTARPGPPAHVYPAASQVMMIPSQISYTPSQGAYYIPGQGRSTYVVPTQQYPVQPGAPSFYPGASPTEFGTYAGAYYPAQGVQQFPAGVPTAQVIVSQQPPIPPKRERKTIRIRDPNQGGKDITEEIMSGARTSSTPTPPQAGSGLEPQANGETPHVAVIVRPDDRPKPALVVSKPVSLEPSKSASPSPPPPLIPEVEPVVLSPVTLVPMEPPVDTDTKAEQGEAPPDPQKTLSAITTVPGAAELPLVPAPNMDTVAVEEEEEEEEEVAIPLPEPTLQEPVPPEVPPVPVVPSMPAVPLVPAAPSPPPVVPQASETPAKPASPSPPPPREEPCPEPTGEANGVLEETPETVPEALVCQPVPVSEPVPVPTLDSPTAQPEELPLPNGVEGTSKVEPSEEQPESDVSPISEPEEPAQPGTPASPAAEEEDEESEGPGETQERSLSPAPAPSQISEATAQVAMSVPKKKRRIKELNKKEALGDLLDAFKESQTGDSASEAENKPPTSVPASEAEDVAPARPQEESEETWEEKEDKLAPEKGKAAGQKYGYKEEQWKPLNPEEKKRYDREFLLGFQFIFASMQKPEGLPQITDVVLDKANKTPLRAIDPIRLSGMNCSPDFTPSFANLGRPVMGNRGLPSGLGPRRSQQNPRKEPRKIIATVSLNEDVKLNKAEKAWKPSSKRASEEEDPENIKTQELLRRVRSILNKLTPQMFQQLMKQVMELSIDTEERLKGVIDLVFEKAISEPNFSVAYANMCRCLMGLKVPTTDKPTVTVNFRKLLLNRCQKEFEKDKDDDEIFEKRQKEMDDASAPEEKARMKDELEEARDKARRRSLGNIKFIGELFKLKMLTEAIMHDCVVKLLKNHDEESLECLCRLLTTIGKDLDFEKAKPRMDQYFNQMEKIIKEKKTSSRIRFMLQDVIDLRRNSWVPRRGDQGPKTIDQIHKEAEMEEHREHIKVQQLMSKDKRRGPPGPSSGGRSSLVADDGWSTVPISKGNRPIDTSRLTKITKPGSIDSNNQLFAPGGRLSWGKGSSGGSGAKPADSASDSGRPATSTLNRFSALQQSMPAESPESRRVVQRSSSSRDRSEKAGDRGDRESRSEKGSDRLERLDRGERVDRNRSALTKRSFSKETEDRSREREKQGGPEAVRKAASMTEERDRSRETIKQEPTPPPTSTKPVLSEEELEKKSKAIIEEYLHINDMKEALQCVQELGSPSSLYIFVQNGIESTLERSTISREHMGALLCQLVKAGTLSKEQYYKGLWEILEIAEDMEIDIPHIWLYLAELITPILQEEGIPMEELFREITKPLVPIGKATTLLVEVLGLLCKGMGQKTAGKLWRDGGLSWKEFLPEDQDVNKFVTEQKLEYTMGDSSDMPSHKELTSEELCKQMDKLLKENPNNQRIYDWIEANLSEQQVSSNTFVRALMTSVCHLAIVFENPYRVDATVIHNQAKLLQKYLRDEQKELQALYALQALVVKLDQPPNLLRMFFDALYDEDVIKEEAFYKWESSKDPAEQQGKGVALKSVTAFFTWLREAEDESDNN
- the EIF4G1 gene encoding eukaryotic translation initiation factor 4 gamma 1 isoform X6; its protein translation is MMIPSQISYTPSQGAYYIPGQGRSTYVVPTQQYPVQPGAPSFYPGASPTEFGTYAGAYYPAQGVQQFPAGVPTAQVIVSQQPPIPPKRERKTIRIRDPNQGGKDITEEIMSGARTSSTPTPPQAGSGLEPQANGETPHVAVIVRPDDRPKPALVVSKPVSLEPSKSASPSPPPPLIPEVEPVVLSPVTLVPMEPPVDTDTKAEQGEAPPDPQKTLSAITTVPGAAELPLVPAPNMDTVAVEEEEEEEEEVAIPLPEPTLQEPVPPEVPPVPVVPSMPAVPLVPAAPSPPPVVPQASETPAKPASPSPPPPREEPCPEPTGEANGVLEETPETVPEALVCQPVPVSEPVPVPTLDSPTAQPEELPLPNGVEGTSKVEPSEEQPESDVSPISEPEEPAQPGTPASPAAEEEDEESEGPGETQERSLSPAPAPSQISEATAQVAMSVPKKKRRIKELNKKEALGDLLDAFKESQTGDSASEAENKPPTSVPASEAEDVAPARPQEESEETWEEKEDKLAPEKGKAAGQKYGYKEEQWKPLNPEEKKRYDREFLLGFQFIFASMQKPEGLPQITDVVLDKPCVPSQANKTPLRAIDPIRLSGMNCSPDFTPSFANLGRPVMGNRGLPSGLGPRRSQQNPRKEPRKIIATVSLNEDVKLNKAEKAWKPSSKRASEEEDPENIKTQELLRRVRSILNKLTPQMFQQLMKQVMELSIDTEERLKGVIDLVFEKAISEPNFSVAYANMCRCLMGLKVPTTDKPTVTVNFRKLLLNRCQKEFEKDKDDDEIFEKRQKEMDDASAPEEKARMKDELEEARDKARRRSLGNIKFIGELFKLKMLTEAIMHDCVVKLLKNHDEESLECLCRLLTTIGKDLDFEKAKPRMDQYFNQMEKIIKEKKTSSRIRFMLQDVIDLRRNSWVPRRGDQGPKTIDQIHKEAEMEEHREHIKVQQLMSKDKRRGPPGPSSGGRSSLVADDGWSTVPISKGNRPIDTSRLTKITKPGSIDSNNQLFAPGGRLSWGKGSSGGSGAKPADSASDSGRPATSTLNRFSALQQSMPAESPESRRVVQRSSSSRDRSEKAGDRGDRESRSEKGSDRLERLDRGERVDRNRSALTKRSFSKETEDRSREREKQGGPEAVRKAASMTEERDRSRETIKQEPTPPPTSTKPVLSEEELEKKSKAIIEEYLHINDMKEALQCVQELGSPSSLYIFVQNGIESTLERSTISREHMGALLCQLVKAGTLSKEQYYKGLWEILEIAEDMEIDIPHIWLYLAELITPILQEEGIPMEELFREITKPLVPIGKATTLLVEVLGLLCKGMGQKTAGKLWRDGGLSWKEFLPEDQDVNKFVTEQKLEYTMGDSSDMPSHKELTSEELCKQMDKLLKENPNNQRIYDWIEANLSEQQVSSNTFVRALMTSVCHLAIVFENPYRVDATVIHNQAKLLQKYLRDEQKELQALYALQALVVKLDQPPNLLRMFFDALYDEDVIKEEAFYKWESSKDPAEQQGKGVALKSVTAFFTWLREAEDESDNN